A region of the Leptospira sp. WS39.C2 genome:
TAAGAAGATTCAACTTTCATGGATGCGATACGGTTGTTATTTTTATAACTCTCTTCGCTTTTTGCAAGTCCATTTACTAAGCTAATTTCCGTTAGTTTCATTGTAGTTGGGAAAGATACTGTAAGTGATTCACCCACGCCGTCGTCACCAGTTTTTCCTTCACACCAGCCAGTTTGGAATTTACCATCAAAGGCATTTCTTGGATCATAATCCAATTCTTTCCCTTCGGTTTGGATGTATTGCGAAGATGCAGTAACAGTTGCGTTACCTAAGCCAGAAATACTGATTGTTTTCACAACAGTTTCACCATCACCTAAATCAGATTTGAGAATGTATGTTTTTTTTCCTGGGAACTGGATAAGAGTAAAATTATCAGCTTCTTCAATGATGAATACAACTAAACCTGCTTTTACTTTTCCAGATTTTTCACTTTTTTCATTTGGTCTGAGGTACAAATCAGCATCACGAATCACTGTTGCAGACTTTAACTCACCTTCGTAAAGATTCTTTTCCTCTAACCAACCTTTGGTGCTAACTCCTTTGATTTCAACTAAGTTAAACTTCACACCATTAAAATCTTTTTCTTCTAACAAGGTTACATATTCACCTCGTTTCACTTTCCCCTCAGGAGTCAAAATTGGTTTTTTTTCACCTGGGTTTTCAATCAGAAATGCATCTGAAAGGACAGTTTTGCTTTTTTTGCAATTCACAGCAAAGAGTGAAACCAAACATAGAAGCATTATTACTTTTATGATACGAGATTTAATCATTAGATACTCCAAAATTTAAACATGATTAGCCAATTGAGCTAGGGCAAATCCTCCCTTCCTTCTAGGCGTTTGTAAAGAAAAAACTAACTCACAGCAAGGGAAATTTTGAAAGGAGCAAAGAATAAGGGTTAGATTGTGGGTTGGGAAAAGCTGTTACCTAGGTTGTAGAAAGAAAAACAAAGGATTTTGGGGGAATCCCAATACGTAGTATATTTCGCTACACATTGGCATTGGTGCAGATTCGTTCAAATTGTTTCAGATCGATTGAATCAGAGGGAATTTCTTGGTTTGTCTAGGGAAGGTAAAGATGTTCTGGAAGTAGAACAAGAGAACAAACTGATTTCCAAACCATTTTTAACCCAAATCAAAAATCATACTTTGATTTTATTAGAATACAATCATTTAACATCCGATATGTTAAAGTTAGATCCAACCTATCAAAATGATAAAAACAATTTTTTTTTTAAAATTTTAAATTCATCCGACATCACCAAGAAAAAGAAATGTTCAACAATTAAGTAACATTGATTTTTCAGGAATTCTCGAATTCTATCATTCATTTAGTATCAAAGAATTCTTTCGTCCATGTAAAGAATGGTTACTTGAGAAACATTGGAATGATTTTACAGACGGAAAAGCTTACATGTAGCGATTTTCATGGCAAACTATATTCAAAACTTCTAAATTAAAAAATAAATTGCACAATCAAACTCAGTTTACAATTTGCACAAACAGATTTTTTAAAAATAAAATGAAAGAACAAACATTAAAGAATATTCAGAAATCAGATATATTTAGCGGAAATTTAAAAGAGATCATCATTGATCGGATGTTAGTATTCCAATCAATTAGAGATTCCTTTCAGAAATCACTAGAGAAAAACAAAAAGAAACTAGACCAAGGTTTTTTAAAAAAATTTGAAGAACTGTATGGATTTAAACCAGGCAAAGAAATCCTAGAATGGGAAAATTTAAAAACAGCATACCAATCCATTATGTACGAAGTGGCTGATGTTTGGAATATGGTAGACCATCTGGCAGCCGAAGAAGAAGAGATGGAAGATTATGTTGATGATGGATATGATTATACGATTACTTCAACGGAACGATTGGTAAAAGATAAAACTCCAGATGAAATTATATCATGGTTAGTTGGTACTTATAGTGGGCTTATGTTTTTGTTTAACGGTTCGTATGTTTTTGCGACAGATGGCGGTGGAGACACATGTTGGATCAATCTTTTACCTAACGAAAACGAATCTATCGAAGTGAATTATTATAATCACGAAATTGGAGAATTTGAAAATCTCCCCTTCTTTTCCATTTCTCACTTTATCGTTTCCAATTGGGATCATGAAACCAACGAACAATTTGAGGAAACGGAAGACGATGAGTATGAAGAGGAAACAACAAATCAGAAAAAAAATGAACCAATCATCCAATCCAAAATCAAAACGAATGTGATCAAAACATTTGAAAAAGAGGCAACCAAATCCTATCGTAAAAAACCTATTTACAACAATTCTCTAGATATGTTTGAAAGATCCGCTTGGTTACTTGGACATAGTTATGGTGATCCAGCTTATGCCTTTAGTGAAAAACTAGCCGATGCTCCTTCTTATGCCCAATGGGAAAAAGAGAAAAAGGAGATTAAAAATTTCCCAAATTTAGCAGCGTATTGGATCTTCCATCATTTTTATTTAAAGAATGATGAAGCTCTAAAAGAAACGATCAAATTAACAGCTAAATCAAAGGGGAAGATTATACCAAAAATTTGCGAACATGTGCTTGCATACATAGAGGGAACCACAAGTTCCTTATTCAATGTACCAAAAGAGAAAGTGGAAACAATACGCACACAAACTTTCAACAATGCTGATCCAAAACAAATTGAACCAAGTAAGCTAAAAATCTATAATGAAAACTTAGGATTTTCTAATCGAATCACACTTTCAAAAAAAGATTTAGATGCCAAAATTAAAAATGGAGCGGACCTCTTCCAAGTGATGGAAGAATATCCAGATGATGTCAATATTCATGATTTGATATTAAAAGAAATTTCAAAACAGGATCAGAACTTAAAAAAACTCATCGAAGATTACTTTAGAGAAAGAACTAGTAAAGCTTATAATACATGGCCATACAGAATTGAAAAATTAGACAAACGATTGTCTGTAGCTGTGAATGCAGCTTTCCGACAAGGTTTAAAATACGATTCAGACAATACTAAATCTTTTTGTGGAATTACAAAAACAATCGGTATGTTTGATGATGATTGGTCAATGGTTTCATTTAAAGAGGCGGTTCAAAAACTGAAACAAGACGACCCTCGGCTAGAATTTATAATTGAAGCATTGATCAATAGCAATCACAAAGATGCCAATTCTATTTTAGCTGATGCAGCATGGAGAACGTTTGAAACTTTAGAAACAGTTAAGGAAATTCGAGATAAGGTAAAAAAAGAGGGTCCCACTTTGAACAACATGTTTACGGTATACACCCATTTGAATGTGGCATTACAAGAACGCATTCTTACCTTAGATGATGTATCAATCCAACTCATTCAAAAATTATTCCAATATAAAGAACATTTTGGTTTTTTTGGAATGAGTGTTGGGAATGCATTTTCCGTTTGTGCTCATTTAAATTTAAACGAACATATAGAGTTGATCGCAAATTATGTGAGAAAAAGCTCAAGTATTACAGGAGGAGATCGAAGCTCATATTTAGATTTAAGTTCCATTATCAATGTATCTGAAGCAGTACTCGCTTGGGCCAAAATGGATCCAGACAAAGCAAAGATTGAATTAAAAGAATTCTATCTGAAAATAGAAAACGAATCTTTATCTCCTGGAATTTCGATTGATCTAAAGGCTTGTTATGTGGCAGGTTTACTCTTCATTGAACCCGATAATTCAGAATATTTGGCATTTGCAGAACGAATTTTAGGCAATAAAGGTGATCAAGTTCGTGTTTATGGAATTATCCGTTGGATCAGAAAACTAAAGATAGATAAGTTTAAAGAACATTTATGGTATCATATATATGCGGATCCAGACCCGATGGTCGACTATTCCTGGAGTTATATTGAAGTAGAAGCTAGGCGTGCTTGGAAAACTCTAACTGGAGAAGAGGCACCCGATTTTGATACTTCCGATAAATATGCTAATTCACTTTCAAAAGACAAATCGTTGTTACCCGAAGCAATTTTACATCCAGAAAAATATAGCATCCAACATGTTTTTCAAAGAATTCGCGAAACAAAATACAAACATCAAGACGTTATCAAATATGGAGGTCCATGGCTTATTGAATCACTACGGTATTCCATAGATGAATATAAATATTCGGGATCTTATGACCGATGGGAAGCAATCAAAGCTTTGTTTTTCCAGGGCCCCGATGTGTTTCCATATTTTATAGAAATTTTCAAATTACCTTATGTATCCCCATCTTGGAAAACATATTTATTACAATTTATGAGAGTCATGGAACCAGAATCCTTAAAATGGAAAAAAGTTCTATCAATGGATACAAACCAAATTAAAGATGCGTTGCAAAATCCTACACCTGAATTATATGTATGGGTAGATTTACTCATAGCTAGATTATATTTGTTAGATGGTGAATCTTCATTTGATTTAATCACAGAAGTTATAACCAACCGACTGAATATGACAAACACCAAATCCTATGATTCGAGTATTTACGAAGAAACACTTGGCCTTCGATTGCCATTGTTATGGAGATGGTTTGGGAAAAAGGGAGATGATATGATCCAAAAATATTGGAACGAAACAAATCCAAATTCTGAACGTAGGACGATGTTGGATATGGCAGCCAAGCGCAAATTAAACGACCCTATCCCCGAACTACCAAAATTGGAATCTTCTGGAATTTTTCTTACCTTTTATCCGGAAGAACGAGAGTATGGTTGGCATACTTGGATCCATTTAACTCCGAACCAGGTATTATTTGGAACTAATGAATTTCATTTGCATTCAGTACTCCCGGATTCAAAAACAGAATCAAGTTTTAATGTCGAAGATGAAAATCTAGTTAGTATTTGGCAAATGGCGAATCTTCTTGGTTACAAAGTTTCGAAACTAAAACCCAAGAAAAAAAAGTAGGAACTAGGTTTCATTTCTAAATTAACAATGAAGAATTAAATTCAATGACTTTTGGATAGGAAACGAGCCTACTATCCCTTTCGTACCGATTTTGCGTATTCACTGGGAGAAACTTTTTTCAATGATTTAAATGCCAAGTTGAAGTTAGCTTTCGAGTTAAAACCAACTTGGTATGCAAGAGATAATAAATTGGTTTTAGGTTCTACTTCTAATAATCGACAAACTTCGGAAATTCGGCATTCGTTTACCAAACGATTAAAATTAATACCAAGATAAGCATTGATGTATTCGCTGAGTTGGTAATCTTTGATTCCTAATTTTTCTGAAAGTGAAGCCAAACTCAATTCTTCATCTCGATATACACACTCTACTTTTAAATAATAGTCCAAATCCTTTTGGAGTTTCGCCAAATCTAAGTTAAGAATTCGAGACGTTCGGTAGGATTGCCTGAGCCCAGGCAGAATATCTTTAAATAACTCGTGGTTTATTTCTGTTCCGATAAAAGCAATGACTGCCATAAGTGTTGCAATGCCAGCTGTGAAATAAATTCCTAGATTCCATCGGAAAATTGTACTAAACAATATCAAACTCGCAAAAGTAATATTTCCTTTCAGAATCATACCTAAAACGTGAATTCCAAGTTTGGCTTCTTTATTTGGATTATGATATAAAATATTTCGATATTGGTAGATCATCCATACAAAACTCCCGATCCAATACACACAACCAATCAAGGAAATACATTCTGGAATCGAAAAAGCAGCACCGGCAAAACTTTGGTTCATTGACTGCGCTAAATAGGAAGGAGCAATCAATTGCAGGATTACTAATATGATAATTACAATAAAAGTTGGATACAATCGTTTTAATCCACCAAGAGAAATCGGCTCTAAACTTAAAAACTGTTCAATCGTATATTGCATACTCCCAGGAATTAAAAATATGATTGGAACATAAATATGATTTAAAATTGGAAACTCGAATTGGTATCCAATATACAATCGATATGCATACACAATCAAAGTCCCACCAGAAAAAGCTGCTATCATTGCAAACGGGAAACCCTTAGATCCCTTCTCTTTTACAAGGATCCCAATTCCTAAAACAAAATGATACCATGCTCCAAATTGGAGCCATGAACCCAAAAATTCCGACATTCTTCAAAATTCGGACAATATGCACGGTTTCGTCAACTGTTTGGAAGTGCTATTGTCCGAATAAATAGTACAAAATGATGATTTTGGACTCATTTTTTCGTCCAAAGTTGCCATTTTAGACGCATCTCCACCTTTTCTATGTTATTTTTGAGTCAATTCAGAGGCGAATTATGAAAAAGCAAAAAAACTATCTCACCCTCCTCCTCATCATAGGGAACTTCCTCCTTGTGGCTTGTGGGGGGAACGGAAACCAAAATGGAAAAGAAACAAGAGCCATATTATCGGTGTTAAGTGACCAATCTCAAAATGCCACTACATCACAAGAAGTGTTGCACCAAAGTAATGCGGCTTACACAAGAGACATTCAATCAGCATTCCAAAAAGAAAATGATGGAAGTTTCTCTTTTAATGACAACATCTCTTATCTAAGTAACGATGGAGTAAAAATCACAGGGAATCTTTTCATACCAAAATCGGGAACTGGTCCATACCCTGCAATCATATTTGTCAATAGCTGGGCATTGAATGAATACGAATATATCGTGCCTGCTGCGAAACTTGCAAAAAAAGGATATGTAGTTTTTAGTTATAACACACGTGGTTTTGGAACATCTGGTGGTCTTA
Encoded here:
- a CDS encoding helix-turn-helix domain-containing protein encodes the protein MSEFLGSWLQFGAWYHFVLGIGILVKEKGSKGFPFAMIAAFSGGTLIVYAYRLYIGYQFEFPILNHIYVPIIFLIPGSMQYTIEQFLSLEPISLGGLKRLYPTFIVIIILVILQLIAPSYLAQSMNQSFAGAAFSIPECISLIGCVYWIGSFVWMIYQYRNILYHNPNKEAKLGIHVLGMILKGNITFASLILFSTIFRWNLGIYFTAGIATLMAVIAFIGTEINHELFKDILPGLRQSYRTSRILNLDLAKLQKDLDYYLKVECVYRDEELSLASLSEKLGIKDYQLSEYINAYLGINFNRLVNECRISEVCRLLEVEPKTNLLSLAYQVGFNSKANFNLAFKSLKKVSPSEYAKSVRKG